A DNA window from Amycolatopsis sp. DSM 110486 contains the following coding sequences:
- a CDS encoding SDR family NAD(P)-dependent oxidoreductase, whose translation MTEQGPKTWFLTGASRGLGASWARAALGRGDRLAATARDAASLKPLVDAYGDQVLPLGFDVADATAVREAVAAAEAHFGGIDVLVNNAGHMLVGAVEEATDEQVREQMETNYFGAMWTTRAVLPGMRARGGGRILQVSSLGGVVAYPALGLYHASKWALEAVSQSLAAEVAPYNIKVTLIEPIVFQTGLAANSPQTQPDDAYAHIREAHDDRATHFVPGDIEATGQAVLELADAEEPPLRVLFGTGGLDLVRAEYARRLEGWEKWDGLSRAAHGSAAGS comes from the coding sequence ATGACCGAACAAGGCCCGAAGACCTGGTTTCTGACCGGGGCGTCGCGGGGGCTTGGCGCTTCGTGGGCGCGGGCCGCGCTGGGGCGCGGCGACCGGCTCGCGGCGACGGCCCGGGATGCCGCGTCGCTGAAGCCGCTCGTCGACGCCTACGGCGACCAGGTGCTTCCGCTGGGGTTCGATGTCGCGGACGCGACGGCCGTCCGTGAAGCCGTGGCCGCGGCCGAGGCGCACTTCGGTGGCATCGACGTGCTGGTGAACAACGCCGGGCACATGCTCGTCGGCGCCGTGGAGGAAGCGACGGACGAGCAGGTCCGCGAGCAGATGGAGACGAACTACTTCGGTGCGATGTGGACCACCCGCGCCGTCCTGCCGGGCATGCGTGCCCGCGGCGGAGGCCGGATCCTCCAGGTTTCCTCGCTCGGCGGAGTTGTCGCCTACCCGGCGCTCGGTCTCTACCACGCGTCGAAGTGGGCGCTGGAGGCGGTGAGCCAGTCGCTCGCGGCGGAGGTCGCCCCCTACAACATCAAGGTGACGCTCATCGAGCCGATCGTCTTCCAGACCGGCTTGGCCGCCAACTCCCCGCAGACCCAGCCCGACGACGCCTACGCCCACATTCGCGAAGCGCACGACGACAGGGCCACGCATTTCGTCCCCGGCGACATCGAAGCCACCGGCCAGGCCGTGCTCGAACTCGCCGACGCCGAGGAACCGCCCTTGCGGGTGCTGTTCGGCACGGGCGGCCTGGACCTGGTCCGCGCGGAGTACGCGCGCCGCCTCGAGGGCTGGGAGAAGTGGGACGGTCTCTCGCGTGCCGCTCACGGCTCAGCAGCCGGCTCTTGA